One genomic region from candidate division WOR-3 bacterium encodes:
- a CDS encoding S8 family serine peptidase — MIFLIIASYISLGGFRWDPPSNLPMIKEELTKKSANVYIVLLKPPIYDFYKNEIENNGGKILHYVPQNAFAVRIKEQSVIENIKKLEFVEGIYIYQPAFKISPNIGKKIKVKGEKYENIYKNIFYVHFFEDVDFSKAENSLKNYGAQIIEEIKSLKHPVFVIKYEGDIKNLAFDDDIFWIEEKRPFFKMNDRTYWVIQNNVQNTSPIWNKGIHGENQVINIMDTGVDTASCFFGSDKIVWKESYTGFYTDACDLGHGTHVAGTACGYDQTNNLNQFKGMAYNAKLTVQYTGDNFFTCWLGALQIPDDLFTAFSNAYNHGARIFSNSWGGVDTTVYTTFDEQVDNFMHSFQDAICVFAAGNSGGEVDQATGQVLDVVHYRTVGPPGAAKNVITVGATPPPPKHDISAFYSSKGPAFDNRIKPDVMAPGGDCGNSIYNTDPNLYIRSADNDTVSNPTCDTIAYPFMGTSMATPAVAGAVALVRQYFTEGWYPSGVKNPSDAFIPSGALLKAMIIASAEQMNGTDPDQIDSREVHPIPDSSQGWGRIKLENSLYFQGDQDKLYVDDNSELSTGISKFYYVNASGGKLKIVLVWTDYPATAGSNFALINNLNLIVQGPGGTYYGNRFSNGESQTGGTKDNINPVEVFYLSNAPAGTYTVQVEGENIPHGPQKFALVITGRFSSVGKDKEGLVKNYYLMKPVFSPASNSYIIRFGIPEKEKVKLSLIDISGREIAIIKEGIMEKGSYKILWNSKEIKKGTYFIYLDTERRKIKEKLLKLD, encoded by the coding sequence ATGATATTTTTAATTATCGCCTCATATATATCCTTAGGTGGGTTCAGATGGGATCCACCTTCAAATTTACCTATGATAAAAGAAGAGTTAACAAAAAAATCAGCAAATGTATATATAGTCCTTTTAAAACCACCGATATACGATTTTTACAAAAATGAAATTGAAAATAATGGTGGAAAAATTCTCCATTATGTTCCTCAAAATGCCTTTGCTGTTAGAATAAAGGAACAATCAGTTATTGAAAATATTAAAAAACTTGAATTTGTTGAGGGAATCTATATATATCAGCCTGCCTTTAAAATATCACCCAATATAGGGAAAAAGATAAAAGTGAAAGGGGAAAAATACGAAAACATATATAAAAACATATTTTATGTTCACTTTTTTGAAGATGTTGATTTTAGTAAAGCAGAAAATTCTTTAAAAAATTACGGAGCCCAAATTATTGAAGAAATTAAATCCTTAAAACATCCTGTTTTTGTAATAAAATATGAAGGTGATATTAAAAATTTAGCCTTTGATGATGATATATTCTGGATTGAGGAAAAAAGACCTTTCTTTAAAATGAATGATAGAACCTACTGGGTAATTCAGAATAATGTTCAAAATACATCACCTATCTGGAACAAAGGAATTCATGGAGAAAATCAGGTGATAAATATAATGGATACAGGTGTTGACACTGCCTCCTGCTTTTTTGGATCTGATAAAATAGTATGGAAGGAAAGTTATACTGGATTTTACACTGATGCCTGTGATTTAGGACATGGAACACATGTTGCAGGAACAGCTTGTGGTTATGATCAGACAAATAATCTAAATCAGTTTAAGGGAATGGCTTACAATGCTAAATTAACTGTCCAATATACAGGAGATAATTTCTTTACCTGCTGGTTAGGAGCTCTTCAGATTCCTGATGACTTATTTACAGCCTTTTCAAATGCTTATAATCACGGAGCAAGAATTTTCTCCAATTCATGGGGAGGTGTTGATACAACAGTTTATACAACATTTGATGAGCAGGTTGATAACTTTATGCACAGTTTTCAGGATGCAATTTGTGTCTTTGCTGCTGGTAATTCAGGAGGTGAGGTCGATCAGGCAACAGGGCAGGTTCTTGATGTTGTCCATTACAGAACAGTTGGACCCCCAGGAGCTGCTAAAAATGTAATAACAGTTGGAGCGACACCTCCACCTCCAAAACATGACATTTCTGCCTTTTATTCAAGTAAAGGACCCGCTTTTGATAACAGAATTAAACCTGATGTAATGGCTCCAGGTGGAGATTGCGGTAATAGTATTTATAATACTGATCCTAACTTATATATAAGATCAGCAGATAATGACACTGTTTCAAATCCAACCTGTGATACAATAGCCTACCCCTTTATGGGAACAAGTATGGCAACTCCTGCAGTTGCAGGTGCGGTTGCCCTTGTAAGGCAATACTTCACTGAAGGATGGTACCCTTCAGGGGTTAAAAATCCTTCTGATGCTTTTATTCCATCAGGTGCACTTTTAAAAGCAATGATAATAGCTTCTGCTGAACAGATGAATGGAACTGATCCAGACCAGATAGATTCAAGGGAGGTTCATCCTATACCGGATTCTTCACAGGGATGGGGAAGAATAAAACTTGAAAACTCTTTATACTTTCAAGGTGATCAGGATAAGCTCTATGTAGATGATAATTCTGAGCTTTCTACAGGAATTTCAAAGTTTTACTATGTAAATGCAAGTGGGGGTAAATTAAAAATTGTTCTGGTATGGACAGATTATCCTGCAACTGCTGGATCCAATTTTGCACTTATCAATAATTTAAATTTAATTGTTCAGGGACCAGGCGGGACTTATTATGGAAACAGATTTTCAAATGGTGAATCTCAAACTGGTGGAACAAAGGATAATATAAATCCAGTTGAAGTATTTTATCTTTCAAATGCACCAGCAGGAACTTATACAGTTCAGGTGGAAGGTGAAAATATCCCACATGGACCGCAAAAGTTTGCACTTGTTATTACAGGAAGATTTTCATCAGTTGGTAAGGATAAGGAAGGTTTAGTTAAAAATTATTATCTAATGAAACCTGTATTTTCTCCAGCTTCAAATTCCTATATAATAAGATTTGGAATTCCCGAAAAGGAAAAAGTAAAACTTTCTCTAATTGACATTTCAGGAAGAGAAATTGCTATCATTAAGGAAGGAATAATGGAAAAGGGTTCTTATAAGATTCTATGGAATTCAAAAGAAATTAAAAAGGGAACTTATTTTATTTATTTGGACACTGAAAGGAGAAAAATAAAGGAGAAATTGTTGAAACTTGATTGA